In Leishmania mexicana MHOM/GT/2001/U1103 complete genome, chromosome 34, one DNA window encodes the following:
- a CDS encoding putative choline/ethanolamine kinase — translation MMSVDDSVFRNVNMRDLITRAAHEPPRSALYEYVKSLKSENCQSTPLSLASDDSLDSTTHSMYNSMADNLSELGGATEDTETRDLIYKLCHSLHKKAVQKIEGSRQHRQRSVEVDAEHEKNMSHIGDWMPLLHLFDPQTFYALRGTPMTLGTTTERPLSLNVAENPKEASQLLLGELDVEKLSGGNSNHVYRLAHPDFPGKTVLLRVYGSGDSEAIDRFRDVMAMREMSRARLSPAVLHSFKWGRVEEFMENVATCSTDMLLRSPTLLAEVWLLVRKMHSLPYASFLPQNVNKEKIRHLLHPVLAHCQYATPEEYCDLLSTRLKKVVLAKKSDYYLDNTSQKLMEDACPSSFERTCFRFLRLTSNLILESYRASFVFFISAEVMLLRELLMKRAVPLVFSHNDLNPGNILLAWRKVPKEMRPQAANDEDEEDEVMPVTSDQSTAFSRKFLSKKGHHRNLVDMKGIIFIDFEYTDVNYRCFDLGNTICELDYDYTRGTAEGEPGFIKYHYTFPPEEYREQWKGYPMTYPRCQELIYTTWEKSEQHRQRHGGEAPPAPAPSEMHLGHICLKGLQAYFAAAAPAGTARDATTPITRDELTEVFIGTMCSHLSWSLWSFVMCVNPDVCTNNASDDLFAKGSSGLDYIYYGNCRLQEYVALKQWMRDKQLI, via the coding sequence ATGATGAGTGTGGACGATTCTGTGTTCCGCAATGTTAACATGCGCGACCTGAtcacgcgcgcggcgcacgaGCCGCCGCGGTCTGCTCTGTACGAGTACGTCAAGTCGCTCAAGAGCGAGAATTGTCAGAGCACACCTCTGTCGCTGGCGTCCGACGACTCGTTGGACTCCACCACACACTCCATGTACAACAGCATGGCGGACAACTTGTCGGAGTTGGGCGGCGCTACTGAGGATACCGAGACACGCGACTTAATCTACAAGCTGTGTCACTCGCTGCACAAGAAGGCAGTGCAGAAGATCGAGGGTTCCCGGCAGCATCGCCAGAGGTCGGTAGAGGTGGACGCGGAGCATGAGAAGAACATGTCACATATCGGAGACTGGATGCCGCTGTTGCACCTCTTCGACCCGCAGACGTTCTATGCGCTGCGAGGCACCCCCATGACGCTTGGCACCACTACTGAGCGTCCGCTCAGCCTTAACGTGGCAGAAAACCCGAAGGAGGCTTCGCAGCTGCTCTTGGGCGAGCTAGACGTCGAGAAGCTGTCgggcggcaacagcaaccACGTGTACCGCCTAGCACACCCCGACTTCCCCGGCAAGACAGTACTGCTGCGCGTGTATggcagcggtgacagcgAGGCGATTGATCGATTCCGCGACGTGATGGCGATGCGCGAGATGAGCCGGGCGAGGCTGAGTCCGGCCGTCCTGCACTCCTTCAAGTGGGGCCGTGTCGAGGAGTTCATGGAAAACGTCGCGACGTGCTCGACGGATATGCTGCTTCGTAGTCCAACCctgctggcggaggtgtgGTTGCTGGTACGCAAGATGCACAGCCTACCGTACGCCTCCTTCCTCCCGCAGAACGTCAACAAGGAGAAGATCCGCCACTTACTGCACCCGGTTCTCGCACACTGCCAATACGCCACCCCTGAGGAATACTGCGACCTCTTATCGACGCGCCTGAAGAAAGTGGTGCTGGCGAAAAAGAGCGACTACTACCTTGACAACACGAGTCAGAAGCTGATGGAGGACGCGTGCCCGTCCTCCTTCGAGCGCACATGCTTCCGCTTCCTGCGGCTCACCAGCAACCTAATTCTGGAGTCCTACCGCGCCTCCTTCGTGTTCTTCATTAGCGCCgaggtgatgctgctgcgcgagctccTCATGAAGCGGGCGGTGCCGCTCGTCTTCTCGCACAACGACTTGAACCCGGGCAACATCCTCCTGGCGTGGCGCAAGGTGCCGAAGGAGATGCGCCCGCAGGCTGCCAACGACGAGGAtgaagaggacgaggtgaTGCCGGTGACCTCTGACCAGTCCACGGCCTTCAGTCGCAAATTCCTGTCCAAGAAGGGCCATCACCGGAACCTCGTGGACATGAAGGGCATCATCTTCATCGACTTCGAGTACACGGACGTGAACTACCGCTGCTTCGATCTTGGCAACACGATCTGCGAGCTCGACTACGACTACAcccgcggcaccgccgaGGGTGAGCCTGGCTTCATCAAGTACCACTACACGTTTCCCCCGGAGGAGTACAGGGAGCAGTGGAAGGGGTACCCAATGACGTACCCGCGTTGCCAGGAGCTCATCTACACCACATGGGAGAAGAGCGAACAGCATCGCCAGCGAcacggcggcgaggcaccgccagcgccggcgccgtcggaGATGCATCTCGGGCATATCTGCTTGAAAGGGCTTCAGGCATACTTcgcggccgcggcacccgccggcaccgctcgcgacgccaccaccccgATCACCCGTGACGAGCTCACGGAAGTGTTTATTGGCACCATGTGCTCGCACCTCAGCTGGTCGCTGTGGTCCTTCGTGATGTGCGTCAATCCTGACGTGTGCACCAACAACGCTAGCGATGACCTCTTCGCCAAAGGGAGTAGCGGGCTCGACTACATCTACTACGGCAACTGCCGCTTGCAGGAGTACGTGGCGCTGAAGCAATGGATGCGAGACAAGCAGCTTATCTGA
- a CDS encoding arginase — protein MEHVQQYKFYKEKKMSIVLAPFSGGQPHSGVELGPDYLLKQGLQQDMEKLGWDTRLERVFDGKVVEARKASDNGDRIGRVKRPRLTAECTEKIYKCVRRVAEQGRFPLTIGGDHSIALGTVAGVLSVHPDAGVIWVDAHADINTMSGTVSGNLHGCPLSILLGLDRENIPECFSWVPQVLKPNKIAYIGLRAVDDEEKKILHDLNIAAFSMHHVDRYGIDKVVSMAIEAVSPKGTEPVMVSYDVDTIDPLYVPATGTPVRGGLSFREALFLCERIAECGRLVALDVVECNPLLAATESHVNDTISVGCAIARCMMGETLLYTPHTSSKL, from the coding sequence ATGGAGCACGTGCAGCAGTACAAGTTCTACAAGGAGAAGAAGATGAGCATTGTGCTTGCCCCCTTCTCCGGCGGCCAACCGCACAGTGGGGTAGAGCTGGGTCCTGACTACCTCCTCAAGCAGGGACTGCAGCAGGACATGGAGAAGCTTGGATGGGATACAAGGCTCGAGAGGGTGTTCGACGGCAAGGTTGTTGAGGCTCGCAAGGCGAGCGATAATGGCGACAGGATCGGTCGTGTCAAGCGCCCGAGGCTGACAGCGGAGTGCACGGAGAAGATCTACAAGTGTGTGCGCAGGGTGGCCGAGCAGGGTCGCTTTCCTCTCACCATCGGTGGCGATCACTCCATCGCCCTCGGCACGGTGGCCGGTGTGTTGTCCGTGCACCCGGATGCCGGGGTGATTTGGGTGGACGCCCACGCGGACATCAACACTATGTCTGGCACGGTCTCCGGCAACTTGCACGGCTGCCCCTTATCGATCCTGTTGGGGCTTGATCGCGAGAACATTCCCGAGTGCTTTTCGTGGGTACCGCAGGTGCTGAAGCCGAACAAGATTGCCTACATTGGTCTGCGTGCTgtggacgacgaggagaagaAGATCCTGCACGACCTGAACATCGCCGCCTTCAGCATGCATCACGTGGACCGCTACGGCATAGACAAGGTGGTGTCCATGGCGATCGAAGCCGTCTCGCCGAAGGGTACGGAGCCGGTGATGGTGTCATACGACGTGGACACGATCGACCCCCTCTACGTCCCGGCGACGGGCACTCCCGTGCGTGGCGGCCTCTCTTTCCGCGAGGCGTTGTTCTTGTGCGAGCGTATCGCCGAGTGCGGTCGTCTTGTCGCTCTGGACGTGGTGGAGTGCAACCCGCTCCTCGCCGCTACGGAATCGCACGTGAACGACACCATCTCCGTCGGCTGCGCCATCGCACGCTGCATGATGGGAGAGACACTTCTTTACACTCCGCATACGAGCTCCAAGCTATag
- a CDS encoding putative reiske iron-sulfur protein precursor produces the protein MFRRSFISAFQATRAVRVSLVFKQLEGNMPLTKKDKPVSSWSDEFMKPPQSAEMTKKYGRYAKYSDPALCDVDTSDEVVLNTYPEGAPQGRIEATAGVALKDYDASMWDEEFFRKHILKPKLADDMEDRARVTDYALNSAMLGFVILMARYAVLPLWYVGQPAMSMVGQMNIEAEVGELDERQCTTVVWRGKPVFVYRRSARQMKEVMETPMSALKDPETDEARFPEHRDKAVVIAICTHLGCVPIPNEGLFNGFFCPCHGSHYDPSGRIRQGPAPLNLEVPPYRWIDDNTIYMGKL, from the coding sequence ATGTTCCGCCGCTCCTTCATCTCGGCCTTTCAGGCCACCCGCGCCGTCCGCGTCTCGCTTGTCTTCAAGCAGCTAGAGGGTAACATGCCCCTGACCAAGAAGGACAAGCCGGTCAGCTCGTGGTCGGACGAGTTCATGAAGCCGCCGCAGTCGGCGGAGATGACGAAGAAGTATGGTCGCTACGCCAAGTACTCCGACCCGGCCCTCTGCGACGTGGACACCTCAGATGAGGTCGTGCTGAACACGTACCCGGAGGGCGCTCCGCAGGGCCGCATCgaggccaccgccggcgtggCTCTGAAGGACTACGATGCAAGCATGTGGGACGAGGAGTTCTTCCGCAAGCACATCCTCAAGCCGAAACTCGCCGACGACATGGAGGACCGCGCCCGTGTCACGGACTACGCGCTCAACTCTGCTATGCTCGGCTTTGTAATCCTCATGGCCCGCtacgccgtgctgccgctgtggtaCGTTGGGCAGCCCGCCATGTCCATGGTCGGCCAGATGAACATCGAGGCCGAGGTTGGCGAGCTCGACGAGCGCCAATGCACGACGGTCGTGTGGCGTGGCAAACCCGTTTTCGTGTACCGTCGCTCGGCTCGTCAGATGAAGGAGGTGATGGAGACGCCGATGTCGGCACTCAAGGACCCTGAAACCGACGAAGCTCGCTTCCCGGAACACCGCGACAAGGCTGTCGTCATTGCCATCTGCACCCACCTCGGCTGTGTGCCGATCCCCAACGAGGGTCTTTTCAACGGCTTCTTCTGCCCGTGCCACGGAAGCCACTACGACCCCTCCGGCCGTATCCGCCAGGGCCCTGCCCCGCTGAACCTTGAGGTGCCGCCGTACCGCTGGATCGATGACAACACAATTTACATGGGTAAGCTATAA